A single window of Aspergillus puulaauensis MK2 DNA, chromosome 5, nearly complete sequence DNA harbors:
- the KHA1 gene encoding Kha1p (COG:P;~EggNog:ENOG410PI23;~InterPro:IPR006153,IPR038770;~PFAM:PF00999;~TransMembrane:13 (o30-47i59-81o93-111i123-144o164-184i196-220o226-246i267-286o292-311i318-339o345-366i378-398o410-432i);~go_component: GO:0016021 - integral component of membrane [Evidence IEA];~go_function: GO:0015299 - solute:proton antiporter activity [Evidence IEA];~go_process: GO:0006812 - cation transport [Evidence IEA];~go_process: GO:0055085 - transmembrane transport [Evidence IEA]), with protein sequence MADNSTNRATPQGGILEGGNPSRYDPKNPIVIFIIQAFIIIVLCRLIHWPLSKIRQPRVIAEIIAGIILGPSVMGRVPGFTESIFPEASLPNLNLFANVGLVLFLFLVGLETNLRFLVSNWRVAGSVSAAGMVLPFGLGAAVSYGLYHEFRGDDGVKPIDFGTYLLFIGIAMAITAFPVLCRILTELKLLGTNVGVIVLSAGVGNDVVGWVLLALCVALVNAGSGITALWVLLVCVGYVAFLIIVFRPLFLRFLSYTGSLQKGPSQSVVTITILIALASSFFTQVIGVHAIFGGFLIGLLCPHEGGFAIKLTEKIEDLVAALFLPLYFTLSGLQTNLGLLDTGIVWGYVVAVVAIAFIAKVAGGTLASRACGLLWRECFAVGVLMSCKGLVELIVLNIGLQANILSTRTFTIFVVMALITTFATTPLTTYIYPKWYQDKVDRWRRGEIDWDGNPVQHSERNDSVTAAKEQLESHTVQRLLVYLRLDGLSSICTLAALLGPNQPPSPKVHPEKAQNDARSPEPAAEESASSEIHKDSSLKVHGIRLVELGDRESSVMKVSEVDEYPLWDPVINTFRAFGQWHDISILAGVSVVPEHLYADTVLGMARKDTADLLLIPWSETGALSEHQGGLGMDERNRFANGPYTSFVSNILNQSSCNVGVLIERSTYTRNAKGRPTIERTMSARSIGSAIWSSPAAARSHHIVLPFFGGDDDRYALKFVLQLTQNDQVTATIIHIDLPVETSKPTGNISARPKQRESSSSSQYDNFGAATDAVLFATLRDSLPNELSSRVIFKTVTLAKGDANTGVQTAIECVKDEMAQSASKPGNITIVGRRNTRVDQTLEVDAPSSEEVGIDARGALGAVAQAMVRTENRTVGNVLVLQAADSSSTSRHD encoded by the exons ATGGCGGACAATTCGACGAACCGGGCAACCCCTCAGGGTGGCATCCTTGAGGGCGGCAATCCGTCGCGTTATGATCCCAAAAACCCAATTGTTATATTCATTATCCAG GCCTTTATAATCATTGTGCTCTGCCGTCTGATTCACTGGCCGCTTTCCAAAATCCGCCAGCCTCGCGTCATCGCGGAAATCATTGCTGGTATCATACTTGGGCCGTCAGTGATGGGCCGTGTACCGGGGTTCACCGAATCCATTTTCCCCGAGGCATCGCTTCCGAATCTGAATCTGTTCGCGAACGTCGGTCTGGTCCTATTTCTATTCCTCGTCGGTCTTGAAACCAATCTGCGATTTCTTGTCAGTAACTGGCGGGTGGCTGGCAGTGTCTCTGCCGCTGGCATGGTCCTGCCTTTTGGGCTGGGCGCCGCTGTTTCTTATGGTCTATACCACGAGTTCcgtggcgatgatggcgtaAAGCCGATAGACTTTGGTACCTATCTGCTTTTCATCGGTATCGCTATGGCCATTACT GCCTTCCCTGTCTTGTGTCGTATTTTGACCGAGTTGAAGTTACTTGGGACAAATGTTGGAGTCATCGTGCTCTCCGCTGGCGTCGGCAACGATGTCGTTGGCTGGGTGTTACTTGCCCTCTGTGTTGCCCTCGTTAACGCTGGCAGCGGTATTACGGCACTGTGGGTATTGCTCGTCTGTGTTGGCTACGTCGCATTCTTGATTATAGTTTTCCGCCCACTGTTCCTACGCTTCCTGAGCTACACGGGAAGTTTGCAGAAAGGGCCAAGTCAATCAGTGGTCACTATTACTATCTTGATTGCCCTGGCGTCCTCTTTCTTTACCCAGGTGATAGGAGTTCATGCCATTTTTGGCGGTTTCCTGATCGGCCTGCTTTGCCCTCACGAGGGGGGATTTGCTATCAAGCTGACTGAAAAGATTGAGGATCTCGTTGCTGCGCTGTTCCTGCCGTTATACTTTACGCTTTCCGGTCTTCAAACGAACCTGGGACTGCTCGACACAGGTATTGTGTGGGGCTATGTCGTCGCTGTGGTCGCCATCGCATTTATCGCCAAAGTTGCCGGAGGTACACTCGCGTCAAGAGCCTGTGGCCTTCTTTGGCGAGAGTGCTTTGCTGTAGGAGTTCTTATGAGCTGCAAAGGCTTGGTAGAGCTTATTGTTTTG AATATCGGATTACAAGCGAACATCCTGAGCACCCGAACTTTCACTATTTTTGTGGTCATGGCACTTATAACAACGTTTGCGACTACCCCTCTAACCACATACATATACCCGAAGTGGTACCAAGATAAGGTCGACCGGTGGCGCCGCGGTGAAATCGACTGGGATGGAAATCCCGTTCAACATAGTGAGCGTAATGACAGTGTCACTGCTGCCAAGGAGCAACTAGAGTCGCATACTGTTCAAAGACTTCTGGTTTATCTACGGCTTGATGGTCTTTCTAGTATATGCACACTGGCCGCGCTCCTTGGTCCAAACCAACCTCCGAGCCCGAAAGTTCATCCAGAGAAAGCCCAGAACGACGCAAGATCACCCGAGCCAGCAGCTGAAGAGTCTGCTTCAAGCGAAATACACAAAGATTCGTCCCTCAAAGTCCATGGAATTCGCCTAGTGGAACTTGGGGATCGAGAATCTAGTGTAATGAAGGTGTCTGAAGTTGATGAATACCCCTTGTGGGACCCAGTCATCAATACTTTCCGTGCATTCGGTCAATGGCATGACATTTCTATTTTGGCTGGCGTTTCGGTGGTTCCTGAGCATTTATATGCAGACACTGTGCTTGGAATGGCCCGCAAAGATACTGCagatctccttctcatcccaTGGAGCGAGACTGGAGCCTTGAGCGAACACCAAGGAGGCCTTGGCATGGATGAACGGAATCGCTTTGCCAACGGGCCGTATACTAGTTTCGTATCTAACATTCTAAACCAAAGCTCCTGCAACGTCGGTGTTCTCATAGAGCGCAGCACTTACACTCGCAACGCCAAAGGCCGACCTACTATCGAACGAACCATGAGCGCCAGGAGCATCGGAAGCGCAATCTGGAGTAGCCCAGCGGCCGCACGATCTCACCATATCGTTCTACCATTCTttggaggtgatgatgaccgTTACGCCCTCAAATTCGTTCTCCAATTAACACAGAACGACCAAGTCACGGCTACAATAATCCACATAGATTTACCCGTGGAAACTTCAAAGCCAACAGGCAACATATCTGCCCGGCCCAAGCAGCGCGAGTCGTCCTCGAGTTCCCAATACGATAACTTCGGAGCGGCGACTGACGCCGTTCTCTTCGCCACGCTCCGTGACTCCCTGCCGAATGAGCTTTCATCCCGCGTGATTTTCAAGACCGTCACCCTGGCCAAGGGTGACGCCAACACCGGTGTCCAAACCGCCATTGAATGTGTCAAAGACGAGATGGCGCAGTCGGCATCTAAACCAGGGAATATCACCATCGTCGGACGGCGCAACACCCGCGTGGACCAGACGCTGGAAGTTGACGCCCCATCTTCCGAGGAAGTCGGGATCGATGCCCGTGGGGCTTTGGGTGCTGTTGCGCAGGCGATGGTGCGCACCGAGAATAGAACTGTCGGCAACGTGCTTGTTCTCCAGGCGGCTGACTCCTCTTCGACTAGTAGACATGACTAG
- the SFT2 gene encoding putative Golgi traffic protein SFT2 (COG:U;~EggNog:ENOG410PHP2;~InterPro:IPR011691,IPR007305;~PFAM:PF04178;~TransMembrane:4 (i83-103o115-135i147-165o171-192i);~go_component: GO:0016021 - integral component of membrane [Evidence IEA];~go_process: GO:0016192 - vesicle-mediated transport [Evidence IEA]), translating to MASTTFRDSVNSLGWSRRDGDVTASTNSSTPFLSRLQSYNPFGQGDGYLHLPTHENPGAPLPAPSRREEEDAFFALSRWDRMLIFFACNLGAAVCFVICFFLFPVLSIKPRKFAILWSVGSLLFLLSWAVLMGPIIYARHLISGSRLPFTAAYFGSIALTLYFAVGRQSTLLTLISSLFQLAALLWYVVSYFPMGSSGLQFMGRFGAQRVTSWMTG from the exons ATGGCATCTACCACGTTCCGGGATTCAGTGAACTCACTGGGCTGGTCGCGACGAGACGGCGATGTCACAGCGAGCACCAACTCGTCCACCCCCTTCCTATCGAGGTTGCAATCCTATAATCCCTTTGGCCAAGGAGATGGTTATCTACACCTTCCCACACACGAAAACCCAGGAGCTCCCCTACCTGCTCCTAGTCGacgagaggaggaggatgcttTCTTTGCGC TAAGTCGATGGGATCGGATGCTCATCTTCTTTGCATGCAATCTTGGCGCCGCTGTCTGCTTCGtgatttgctttttcctaTTCCCAGTGCTCTCGATCAAGCCCCGCAAATTTGCCATCCT GTGGTCTGTCGGATCGTTACTTTTCCTGTTATCATGGGCGGTCCTCATGGGACCCATAATCTACGCTAGGCATCTGATCTCTGGATCACGCTTGCCCTTCACTGCCGCCTATTTTGGGTCCATCGCGTTGACTCTATATTTTGCTGTCGGA CGCCAATCCACTCTGCTCACCCTCATCTCGTCCCTTTTCCAACTCGCCGCCCTCCTCTGGTATGTCGTCAGCTACTTCCCTATGGGCAGCTCGGGCCTGCAATTCATGGGTCGCTTCGGTGCCCAGCGCGTCACGTCCTGGATGACTGGTTAG
- a CDS encoding ankyrin repeat protein (BUSCO:EOG09265313;~COG:S;~EggNog:ENOG410PK1D;~InterPro:IPR002110,IPR036770,IPR020683;~PFAM:PF00023,PF13606,PF13857;~go_function: GO:0005515 - protein binding [Evidence IEA]) — MTQPNPYILAADNPSAVLDLLKSDPSIASNQDEHGYSLLHAASSYGHIDLLRALVRDFNVDVNLLDEDSETCLFVTERVDIAKCLIEELGIDHNRTNDEGLTARETIEGDGSFPEVATYLRQVAGIPGEVPSSLSAGDALNPAPPLPPNLQVNLGTMSEQEASAGTGEVDTEFKRRIDELAAREDFQSEASQNELRQLVMEAIQGSDINAQDKDVRRRTE, encoded by the coding sequence ATGACTCAACCCAACCCCTACATTCTCGCAGCGGACAACCCCTCTGCCGTTCTGGACCTTCTCAAGTCCGACCCTTCTATCGCATCTAATCAGGACGAACACGGATACTCTCTGCTCCATGCTGCGTCTTCCTACGGACACATCGACCTCCTGCGCGCTCTTGTACGAGATTTCAATGTGGATGTGAATCTACTCGACGAAGACAGTGAAACATGTTTATTTGTAACGGAGAGAGTCGACATCGCAAAATGTCTtattgaggagctggggatTGACCACAATCGGACAAACGACGAAGGTCTGACGGCCAGAGAAACCATCGAGGGCGATGGCTCTTTTCCGGAGGTCGCTACCTACCTGCGACAGGTAGCTGGCATACCTGGTGAAGTGCCCAGCAGTTTATCGGCCGGCGATGCATTGAACCCGGCTCCGCCGCTACCTCCGAACCTTCAGGTGAATCTTGGGACAATGTCTGAGCAGGAAGCCAGCGCGGGGACCGGCGAGGTGGATACGGAGTTCAAGAGAAGAAtcgatgagcttgctgctcGGGAGGATTTCCAGAGCGAGGCGAGTCAGAATGAGCTTCGGCAGCTTGTCATGGAGGCAATCCAAGGGTCAGATATTAATGCGCAAGATAAGGATGTGCGGAGAAGGACGGAGTGA
- a CDS encoding tRNA ligase (BUSCO:EOG09261IBJ;~COG:J;~EggNog:ENOG410PGIQ;~InterPro:IPR027417,IPR015965,IPR015966,IPR019039;~PFAM:PF08303,PF09511,PF08302;~go_function: GO:0003972 - RNA ligase (ATP) activity [Evidence IEA];~go_function: GO:0005524 - ATP binding [Evidence IEA];~go_process: GO:0006388 - tRNA splicing, via endonucleolytic cleavage and ligation [Evidence IEA]) produces the protein MEFLKKHPFNHRFLVRTVLNPALYRALVNTPLRGSPVAINTTCPRISIFPSHNIAIRGFTQTRRMMEDPKVVLQDKQEVAEMIRALEAGRTQNKGDKKAFKCRKSTFMVGKAGNTAADSWKFMDWDYKRNDLPTYARGLFTAKRKDGAPEIVTRGYDKFFNVNEVNETQWRNIENNTRGPYELSVKENGCIIFISGLEDGSLLVCSKHSTGARSDTARSHAQVGEEWIEKHVASVGKSTADLARQLREMNVTAVGELCDDSFEEHVLAYDPASSGIYLHGINFNVPEFATLSSSDVHQFADTWGFKKANFVVYDDLETVQKFLEKCAETGSWDGRDTEGFVIRCKMSEGGKGPLRDWFFKYKFEEPYLMYRQWRECTKAILSGKPPRFKKHKKITEEYLAYARSQFVLNPGLKQRYQQNHGIISMRDGFLQERGLNGAQIIQMEAEEVKRDVVLVPIASIGCGKTTVALGLTKLFGWGHVQNDNIPKGKNKPKKFASDILNTMMEKSAVIADRNNHQKRERDQLMNDVSVGAPNARFVALQYVHEPKDIMLPEIREVTRRRVLDRGDNHQTIRAGTKDAGEVIGIMEGFLKRFEAIDTEREPDMSFDEVIDLDIMATSRENLEKVVRALHSAYPQLVTAVPSAKELDDAIDFATSEYNVDVDHSASYKQPKNPKQNKNSNSPGPSAITIEAKAKNIEYFGISLPASEVLNLLHSLFSPATPPEKARLYHQLVNFRRIQPAFHVTLIHRASKKDNPDVWDSLVQRYTEKMTTIPPTEHWGTPFLGHARIRLERLVWDSRLMTFVARILPSEDAEDGQPEPDWVCVNPLPHVTVGTASPDIKPKESNDLLQRWLRQGSAPGSGIWEAEIPGVKVVYGNVGVTMSRGKY, from the coding sequence ATGGAGTTTCTTAAAAAGCACCCCTTCAATCATCGATTCTTGGTTCGCACTGTTCTTAATCCTGCCCTCTACCGAGCTCTTGTTAACACTCCACTCCGCGGCTCGCCCGTCGCTATCAACACAACCTGCCCGCGTATTTCAATCTTTCCTTCGCACAATATCGCCATACGAGGATTTACACAGACTAGACGCATGATGGAGGACCCCAAGGTGGTCCTGCAGGACAAGCAAGAGGTGGCCGAGATGATCAGAGCTTTGGAAGCTGGCCGAACTCAGAACAAGGGGGATAAGAAGGCCTTCAAGTGCAGGAAGTCCACCTTCATGGTGGGAAAAGCCGGTAACACAGCTGCGGATTCCTGGAAGTTTATGGATTGGGATTACAAGCGTAACGATCTGCCAACTTACGCTCGTGGACTTTTCACTGCCAAGCGGAAAGACGGCGCTCCGGAAATTGTCACTCGCGGCTACGACAAGTTTTTCAATGTCAATGAGGTCAATGAAACACAGTGGAGGAATATCGAGAATAATACCAGGGGTCCCTATGAGCTCAGTGTGAAAGAGAACGGGTGTATCATCTTCATTTCTGGACTGGAGGACGGATCTCTTCTCGTCTGCAGTAAGCACTCAACTGGAGCTCGTTCCGACACTGCTAGGAGCCATGCACAGGTTGGAGAAGAGTGGATTGAAAAGCACGTCGCATCTGTCGGCAAGTCTACTGCAGACCTAGCTCGGCAGCTGCGTGAGATGAATGTCACTGCCGTAGGAGAGCTTTGTGATGACAGCTTTGAGGAGCACGTGCTCGCATACGACCCGGCTTCCTCAGGGATTTACCTTCATGGAATCAACTTCAATGTTCCCGAATTTGCGACCCTTTCTAGTTCCGATGTGCACCAGTTCGCCGATACGTGGGGGTTCAAGAAAGCGAATTTTGTAGTCTACGATGACCTCGAGACCGTCCAGAAGTTCCTCGAGAAGTGCGCCGAGACTGGATCCTGGGATGGCCGGGATACTGAAGGTTTCGTCATTCGATGCAAAATGAGCGAGGGCGGAAAAGGCCCGCTTCGAGACTGGTTCTTCAAATACAAGTTCGAGGAACCGTACCTGATGTACCGGCAGTGGCGTGAATGCACCAAGGCGATACTCTCAGGAAAACCCCCTCGATTCAAGAAACACAAAAAGATTACGGAAGAGTACCTAGCCTATGCTCGCAGTCAGTTTGTCCTCAATCCGGGTCTGAAGCAACGTTACCAGCAAAATCACGGGATAATCTCAATGCGCGATGGATTTCTCCAGGAGCGTGGGCTGAACGGGGCTCAAATCATTCAAATggaggccgaagaagtcaaacGGGACGTTGTATTGGTACCTATTGCATCAATAGGTTGTGGAAAGACAACAGTGGCATTGGGTCTAACCAAGCTATTTGGCTGGGGCCATGTCCAGAACGACAACATCCCAAAGGGGAAGAATAAGCCGAAGAAATTTGCATCAgatatcctcaacaccatgaTGGAGAAGTCAGCCGTTATTGCTGACCGAAACAACCACCAGAAGCGCGAACGAGACCAGCTCATGAACGATGTATCCGTGGGTGCTCCGAACGCACGCTTCGTCGCCCTCCAATATGTACACGAGCCAAAGGACATAATGCTTCCTGAAATCCGCGAAGTAACGCGCAGACGTGTTCTTGACCGCGGTGACAACCACCAGACTATTCGTGCTGGTACGAAGGATGCCGGCGAGGTCATTGGCATCATGGAAGGATTCCTTAAACGATTCGAGGCCATCGATACCGAACGTGAACCAGACATGAGCTTTGACGAAGTCATTGATCTTGATATCATGGCTACTTCTCGCGAGAACCTCGAAAAGGTAGTCAGGGCTCTGCATTCTGCCTATCCCCAGCTAGTGACTGCAGTCCCGTCCGCAAAGGAGCTCGACGACGCCATCGACTTCGCAACAAGCGAGTATAACGTCGACGTGGACCACAGTGCCTCATACAAACAACCCAAGAACCCCAAACAGAataagaacagcaacagccccgGTCCTTCTGCGATCACCATCGAGGCTAAAGCCAAAAACATCGAATACTTCGGCATCTCCCTGCCAGCCTCCGAagtcctcaacctcctccactccctcttctcccccgcGACACCCCCTGAAAAAGCCCGTCTCTACCACCAACTCGTCAACTTCCGCCGCATCCAACCCGCCTTCCACGTAACCCTCATCCACCGGGCCTCCAAAAAGGACAACCCAGACGTCTGGGACTCCCTCGTGCAGCGATATACCGAGAAAATGACCACAATCCCACCCACCGAACACTGGGGCACGCCATTTCTCGGCCATGCCCGCATCCGCCTCGAGCGTCTCGTCTGGGATTCAAGACTCATGACCTTCGTTGCGCGCATCCTGCCCTCCGAGGACGCCGAGGACGGCCAGCCTGAGCCCGACTGGGTCTGCGTTAACCCGCTGCCCCATGTTACAGTTGGCACTGCGTCGCCGGACATCAAGCCCAAGGAGAGCAATGACTTGTTGCAGCGGTGGTTGCGGCAGGGGTCTgctcctggatctgggatCTGGGAGGCCGAGATACCCGGTGTGAAGGTTGTTTATGGGAACGTGGGAGTTACTATGAGTCGCGGGAAATATTAG
- a CDS encoding vacuolar protein sorting family 37 protein (COG:S;~EggNog:ENOG410PNCT;~InterPro:IPR009851,IPR037202;~PFAM:PF07200), translating into MNPAFNADTPPPPPPKPSSHETSRGGTPQVNSPSPATPQLFQQGQYGPGVTNRHFPPNTSNPAPANVPRPPTVDEGWLPEGIKEKSTIDLQTILQTPSLISALSATHPSYNRHQETLQTLLNYNQDLTHHLLDLQSQLTTLRSSTETLLLQHQSLEVSWRKKQSEMDAVLAPWSPKALYQRLGAGIAEQEAVCLAVEESFLEGEHHGKATEKEVADWVRRVRAEGAKLADRKEAKARWDEGRVGGWR; encoded by the exons ATGAATCCAGCCTTCAATGCCGATACACCTCCACCCCCGCCGCCAAAACCCAGCAGCCATGAAACAAGTCGTGGCGGTACACCCCAAGTgaactcgccatcgccaGCTACACCACAACTCTTTCAACAAGGTCAATATGGACCGGGCGTAACGAATCGACATTTTCCGCCAAACACATCTAATCCAGCACCTGCGAACGTACCAAGACCGCCAACTGTTGACGAGGGCTGGCTACCGGAAGGGATTAAAGAAAAATC GACAATCGACCTCCAAACAATTCTCCAAACTCCATCACTCATTTCCGCCCTCTCAGCTACCCACCCCTCCTACAATAGACACCAAGAAACGCTGCAAACCCTCCTAAACTACAACCAAGATCTAACACACCACCTCCTCGACCTACAATCCCAACTAACAACGCTCCGCTCTTCAACCGAAACTCTCCTCCTACAGCACCAGTCGCTCGAGGTTTCCTGGcggaaaaagcaaagcgAGATGGATGCTGTGCTGGCACCGTGGTCGCCCAAGGCGCTATATCAACGGTTGGGTGCAGGGATTGCGGAGCAGGAGGCCGTCTGCTTAGCTGTTGAGGAGAGCTTTTTGGAAGGGGAGCATCATGGGAAGGCGACGGAGAAAGAAGTTGCCGATTGGGTGAGGCGTGTTAGGGCAGAGGGCGCAAAGCTCGCGGATCggaaggaggcgaaggcgaggtGGGACGAGGGGAgggttggtggttggaggTGA
- a CDS encoding phosphatase PAP2 family protein (COG:I;~EggNog:ENOG410PHHB;~InterPro:IPR036938,IPR043216,IPR000326;~PFAM:PF01569;~TransMembrane:6 (i20-45o72-96i117-137o198-221i257-276o288-306i);~go_function: GO:0008195 - phosphatidate phosphatase activity [Evidence IEA];~go_process: GO:0006644 - phospholipid metabolic process [Evidence IEA]), which translates to MALSQIKASLPALSRGHASFTISVFLSYILDWILIVGIALIGYGFHRVEPNHMPFSLDNVDFSYPYTENETVSSGVMVVVSLVAPAVIIPVVCLLFTPGTSIDGSASPALVWRRKIWEWNAGWLGLALACASVFMATEGLKDLYGKPRPDMLARCDPDVENIAAYAVGGLGQRLAGAPTLVSWDICRNKSYMLKMNGFVSFPSGHSSFGFAGLTYFSLWLCSKFSVKFPHLAHSPFTQDLRARDRLAIRAQGAAPPIYLVILAFVPWAVAFFISASRWFDHRHHGFDIIFGSVMGMVFAWVGFRLYSPPLERGSGWSWGARSRDHAFFKAFGSPSNVGDDNWSSLKVVSREPEMTQNGEVDLESGRRDLAE; encoded by the exons ATGGCGCTCTCGCAAATCAAGGCGTCGCTCCCCGCCCTATCCCGGGGGCACGCGAGCTTCACAATCAGTGTGTTCCTTTCGTACATCCTCGATTGGATTCTCATCGT AGGTATCGCTCTAATCGGCTATGGCTTCCACCGCGTCGAACCAAATCACATGCCCTTCTCGCTGGACAACGTGGACTTCTCGTACCCATACACCGAGAATGAAACCGTGAGCTCTGGCGTTATGGTCGTGGTCTCACTCGTTGCACCGGCCGTGATCATTCCGGTTGTGTGCCTACTCTTCACCCCGGGGACTTCTATCGACGGCTCCGCGTCGCCCGCGCTGGTTTGGCGACGCAAGATTTGGGAGTGGAATGCTGGCTGGCTcgggctggcgctggcttgCGCCAGTGTTTTCATGGCTACGGAAGGGTTGAAGGATCTGTACGGCAAGCCGAGGCCTGATATGCTTGCGCGCTGTGATCCAGATGTTGAGAACATTGCTGCTTACGCGGTTGGTGGACTGGGGCAGAGGCTCGCAGGGGCTCCTACGCTGGTAAGCTGGGATATTTGCAGGAATAAGTCGTacatgttgaagatgaatggGTTTGTTAGCTTCCCCAGTGGGCATTCGTCAT TTGGATTTGCCGGCCTGACATACTTCTCCCTCTGGCTGTGCTCCAAGTTTTCGGTCAAGTTCCCCCACCTCGCGCATTCGCCGTTTACCCAGGACTTGCGCGCGCGGGACCGTCTCGCGATCCGAGCCCAGGGCGCTGCGCCGCCAATTTATCTGGTTATCCTCGCTTTTGTGCCTTGGGCAGTTGCCTTCTTTATCTCTGCTTCGCGCTGGTTCGATCACCGACATCATGGCTTTGATATTATCTTCGGCTCTGTTATGGGAATGGTGTTTGCTTGGGTTGGGTTTAGACTATACAGTCCTCCTCTCGAGCGCGGGTCAGGCTGGTCATGGGGAGCGAGGAGTCGTGATCATGCGTTTTTCAAAGCTTTCGGGAGCCCGAGTAATGTCGGCGACGATAACTGGTCGAGCTTGAAGGTGGTGTCGAGGGAACCGGAAATGACACAGAACGGCGAGGTCGACCTAGAGAGCGGAAGACGTGATCTGGCTGAATGA
- the COX19 gene encoding cytochrome c oxidase assembly protein Cox19 (COG:C;~EggNog:ENOG410PRY2): protein MSFGSPGGGATNTKPTPPERGSFPLDHDGECKHLIQSYLKCLKLQRGVNDDECRLLAKGYLTCRMDKNLMAPDDFKNLGLVFEKDKDGGGGTGQGQSSSSSSS, encoded by the exons ATGAGTTTCGGAAGCCCTGGTGGCGGTGCTACCAATACTAAACCTACACC CCCCGAGCGAGGGAGCTTTCCTCTCGATCACGATG GCGAATGCAAACACCTTATTCAATCCTATCTCAAATGCCTAAAACTGCAGCGCGGCGTAAACGACGACGAGTGCCGGCTGCTGGCGAAGGGATACCTGACTTGTCGGATGGATAA GAATCTTATGGCGCCGGACGACTTTAAGAACCTTGGGCTTGTGTTTGAGAAGGATAAAGATGGGGGTGGTGGGACGGGGCAGGGACAGAGTTCGAGTTCAAGTTCAAGTTAG
- a CDS encoding GFA family protein (COG:S;~EggNog:ENOG410PNV2;~InterPro:IPR011057,IPR006913;~PFAM:PF04828;~go_function: GO:0016846 - carbon-sulfur lyase activity [Evidence IEA]) — translation MPLKLEGSCQCGEVEFSLDSSTPVPYQLCACSICRKIGSYVGAVNLGGIADSLKIKKGEKLIKKYNAIKARGTKDEAKCSSERNFCSNCGTMLWLWDGTWPELIHPFASAIDTDLPVPDEMVCIFEDSKPAWARYPEGKKQVYKQYPAESLEDWHKKHNLFYE, via the exons ATGCCTCT AAAACTTGAAGGAAGCTGCCAATGCGGCGAAGTCGAATTTAGTCTCgactcctcaaccccagttCCCTATCAGCTCTGCGCGTGCAGCATCTGCCGCAAGATCGGGTCTTATGTTGGTGCCGTGAACTTGGGCGGGATTGCGGATAGTCTGAAGATTAAGAAGGGGGAGAAACTGATTAA GAAGTACAACGCCATCAAAGCGCGCGGCACAAAGGACGAGGCGAAGTGCTCGTCGGAGCGGAACTTTTGCTCCAATTGTGGGACTATGCTCTGGCTTTGGGACGGGACTTGGCCTGAACTGATTCATCCGTTTGCGTCGGCGATTGATACGGATCTGCCGGTTCCTGATGAGATGGTTTGTATCTTTGAGGACTCGAAGCCGGCGTGGGCTAGGTATCCcgaggggaagaagcaggtATACAAGCAGTATCCGGCGGAGAGTTTGGAGGATTGGCACAAGAAGCATAACTTGTTCTATGAATGA